CGTTGGCCTCGTTATAGGCCATCTGCTTCTCGCGGCGGCGGCTGGTTTCGTCCATGGCGCGCTGCATCGAGCCGGTGATCTGGTCGGCATAGAGGATGACCTTGCCGTCGACGTTACGCGCCGCGCGGCCGATGGTCTGGACCAGCGACGTTTCGGAGCGGAGAAAACCTTCCTTGTCGGCGTCGAGAATGGCGACGAAGCCGCATTCGGGAATGTCGAGGCCTTCGCGAAGCAGGTTGATGCCGACGAGCACGTCGAAAGCACCCAAGCGAAGATCGCGGATGATCTCGATGCGCTCGAGCGTGTCGATGTCTGAGTGCATGTAGCGGACGCGAATGCCCTGTTCGTGCAGGTATTCGGTGAGGTCCTCGGCCATGCGCTTGGTGAGCACGGTGACGAGCGTGCGGTAGCCGGCGGCCGCCGTCTCGCGAATTTCGCCGAGTACGTCGTCAACCTGGGTTTTCGCCGAGCGCACTTCGACCGGCGGGTCGATCAGGCCGGTCGGGCGGATGACCTGTTCAGCAAAGACACCGCCGGACTGTTCCAGTTCCCAGCTGCCGGGCGTTGCCGAAACCGCGATCGTATCCGGGCGCATCGCGTCCCATTCCTCGAAGCGCAGCGGGCGGTTGTCCATGCAGGAGGGCAGGCGGAAGCCGTATTCGGCCAGCGTCGCCTTGCGGCGGAAGTCGCCGCGATACATGCCGCCGATCTGGCTGACGGAGACGTGGCTCTCGTCGATGAACAGAAGGGCGTTGTCGGGGATATATTCGAACAGCGTCGGCGGCGGCTCGCCGGGATTGCGGCCGGTGAGGTAGCGCGAATAGTTCTCGATGCCGGCGCAGGAGCCGGTCGCCTCCAGCATCTCGATGTCGTAGCGGGTGCGCTGCTCCAGCCGCTGCGCCTCCAGCAGACGGCCGCCCTTTTCCAGTTCGGCGAGGCGATGCACCAGCTCTTCCTTGATCGCCTTGATGGCGCCGTTCAGCGTCGGGCGCGGGGTGACATAGTGCGAGTTGGCGTAGATCTTGACCGACTTCAGGTCGCCGGTCTTCTGGCCGGTCAGCGGGTCGAACTCGGTGATGGCGTCGATCTCGTCGCCGAACATGGAGATGCGCCAGGCGGCATCCTCCAGGTGGGCCGGGAAGATCTCGATGGTATCGCCGCGCACCCGGAACGAGCCGCGCTGGAAATCCATGTCGCGGCGCTTGTACTGCTGCGCCACCAGGTCGGCCAGCAGCTGCCGCTGGTCGAGCCGGTCGCCGACGCTCATCTGGAAGGTCATGGCGGTATAGGTCTCGACCGAGCCGATACCGTAGATGCAGGAGACCGAGGCGACGATGATGCAGTCGTCGCGCTCCAGCAGCGAGCGGGTGGCCGAGTGGCGCATGCGGTCGATCTGCTCGTTGATCGAGGATTCCTTCTCGATGAAGGTATCCGAGCGCGGCACATAGGCTTCCGGCTGGTAATAGTCGTAGTAGGAGACGAAGTACTCGACCGCGTTGTCGGGGAAGAAGTTCTTGAACTCGGAATAGAGCTGGGCGGCCAGCGTCTTGTTCGGCGCGAGGATGACGGCGGGGCGCTGCGTCGCCTCGATCACCTTGGCCATGGTGAAGGTCTTGCCCGAGCCGGTGACGCCGAGCAGCACCTGGCTGCGCTCGCCGGAATTCAGGCCCTCGACCAGATCGGCGATCGCCGTCGGCTGGTCGCCGGCCGGCTGGTATTCCGACGCCATGCGGATCTCGACGCCGCCTTCGGATTTCGGCGGCCGGGCCGGCCGGTGCGGTGTCCAGAGCTTGCCGTCCTTGAACAGCGGGTTGCCGCTTTCGATCAGCGCCGACAGCGCTTCGACCGTCGCGGTAACGCCCGAGGTCGAGGTCAGCTTGGCGGCATCTTCCAGCGACACGTCGAGGCCGGCGACCGGATTGAGGCCGGCGGCGGCGCGGGTCTTCGGGTCGGTCGAGCCGCCCATGGAGGTGCCGCGCGCCGACTTGCTGCCGACGATCTCGACCTTGCCCTTCTTGCCCGCCTTCTTCGGCTGCGCCTCGTCATCCGCGCCGGCAGCCTTGCGCGCCGCCTTGGAGGCGGCGATCTCCACCGTCTTGCGGTGCTTGCCGGCCTTGGAGGCGATCTGGCGCTGGGTTTCGAAGGCGGAGGCTTCCGCATCCGCCTCGAGCTGCTTCACCCAATCGGAAACATTGCCGGAAAGCGGCGCGCCGGAAAACGGCGCCTGAGGCGCTTCTTCGAAACCGGACGGAGAGGAGGGCTTCGGCGGTGCATTCTTCGGAGCTTTGGTCATGGCGGGGAATATGGCGAGAGTCCGGTCGAAAGAAAAGGGGCGCAAGAGTACAAAACGGCAACATTTCTCCCGCGTATCGGTTGCGAAATTTCGGCCCGGACGCCACGGTTGTCATGGCCGATTCGGGTGTGGCGGAGGTTAGGCAATGACGCAAGGGAGGGGCGCGGACGGCGATCTGTCGAGGATCCTGCCAGACGAGCAGGCGCTTGCGAAGGTCAGGGCCGTGATCGCCGAACACAATGCGGAGCGCAAGAAGGTCATCGTCGAATTGTGGTGGCGGCGGCTGTGGATCGGCTGTGGATCGGCGGCCGGGGTGCTGCTCTGTGCCTATGCGGGAAGTTTTTTCTCCGGGTCCGACGCGGGGCCATTGATGCTGCTGCCACTGGCGGGCATGGTCTGGGCTTGGTCCAAAATCGGCGAGACGGTCTGGCACCGACTTGAACGCACGCAGGATGTCCTGCTGCCGGCGATCTTCGGTTTCGTCGATGGTTTCCGCTTCAGGCAACGTGGGTGGCCGGACGTTGCGGCTGCGCTCACGCGACTGGATCTCGTGGCGTTCGACGTTGCTGACTATGAAGACCTCATCGACGGCACTGTCGAAGGCGTTTGCTTCTCGCTGTGTGAGGCGCATCTGGGGCTCCAGAAGAGCAGCCGGCGCAGCTCCGTCGTCAATCAGTTTCGCGGGCTCGTGCTCAAGGTCAAGCTCGACACTCCGTTTCCGGGCTGGCTGGTGGCGCGCAAGAAGCGCTTCGGCGGGCTGCTGGACGCAATAGACAAGGGGTTCAGTGCTGCCGACAGCAAGGACCTCATCGCGCTGTCTGCCAATGACGTCAGGGATCTGTGGCAGGCGCAGGGCGCCATTCTGAGTGGCCGTGCGGCGCTCGATGAAAGCCACGAATTCGTGACCGACAATCTGGCCGCGGCGGCCGGCGTGATCGACGATGTGGCCAGGACCATCGCGTTCCTCTCCAGTTCTTTCGACGATGATGTCGTTCGTCTGGCGCTCGACGGCGACAGCTGCATCCTCATGCTGCCGTCCAAGCACGACTTCTTCGAACTGCCGAACATCTATCTGGAGATGACAGAGGCCAAGATCATGCCGATGCTCTCGGACTTCGTGACCTTGCTGGAGATTGCCAAGCTAAGCGCTCGTATCGGAGTGTCGCAGCCAGGTCCCGCGGAATCCGTCGCCGGAGCTCAACGATAACGTCGACCAACGATCCTTGAGCTGGCGATCCAGCTTGTCATCGCAGCAGTCGTGGTCCTTTTCACCGTCGATGTTCTCGACGCAATGCGGAGCTATGCCTGCAGCGAACCCGGCTCAGGAGGGGATTGCTTTCCCTGGGGCAGCGAGGGGCCGGTGGCGGGCCTCTGGCGCTACGAAAGCAAAGCTGCCCATATCGGAACAGGCGTGGCATCGATCGTCATGCTGGCGCTGGCCGGCCTTGCACCGTTCAAGGTTCGCCATGCAGGGGTCGGCCTGTGTTTGATGGCGGCCGGTCTTCTTGTCAGCATCGGCATCGCGTCATTTTTGTAAGCGCCAAGCGTCTGACGCAGGTTGCCTGTCCCAGATGCCTGATCGTCGGCCGCCTCCGGCGGGACGCAACGACGTTCTCGGGCCGCAACGCGACCATTGGCGACAGCCGCTGAGATGAATCTTGCCGCCTAGCCCTTACGGTTGCGCACCTGACGCTGCGTTACCCCGATTGGGCGAGAAGACACCAAAGCCTGCCACGTGATAACAATAGTTCTTTGGAGCGTGCCATGTTCTGCTTGCGTGGTGCCGTATTCGTGCTTTGTGCCGCGGTCCTTGGTCCGGCATCGCTGTTTGCCGCCGAACCGGTGGGCAAGGCGGTGGAGATCCGGACGGCCGTCAGCGGTGCGCGCGGCGCGATTGCGGTGAGGGACCCTGTCTACCGGGACGAACGGATCTCGACGTCGAAATCCGGACTCGGGCAGTTTGTCTTCGAGGATGGCACCAAGCTGGCCGTCGGCTGGGGTTCTTCCGTTGTCATCGACAAGTTCGTTTATGACGACAAGAAGTCGGTGAAGAAGCTCACCATCATGGCCGCCAAGGGCACGTTCCGCTGGATCAGCGGCAAATCCGGCCACTCCGCCTATGAGATCGTCACGCCGGCCGGCACCATCGGCGTGCGCGGCACCGCCTTCGATTTCTTCGTCGCCCCGGATGGCACAACTGCCGTGGTGCTGCTCAGCGGTGCTGCCGATTTCTGCGGTGCCGGCGGCTGCCGGCAGCTGACGCAGCGCTGCGACTGCGTCGTCGCCAAGCCCGGCCGTCGCGCCACCGCACCGACGCGGGTCAGCCGCACGACGCTCAAGGCGCTCGGCAATGCGCAGGCGCTGCCGTTTCTCTCTGGCGGGCAACGCCTGACCGGCGCGCTCGGTTGGGTAGGGGGCGGCTGCGGCCTGCGCGCGGCCCAGTTCGAGGGCACCACCCGCACCGTCCCGGAGCAGCCGGCGCGCGTTGAAGAAAAGCCGCGCGAACAGAAACCGCCGCCGGAAGAAAAGCCCCGGGATCCGGGCCCGCAGCCGGAGAACCCGGGCGATCCCGGACCGCAGCCGCATAATCCGGGCGATCCGGGGCCGCAGCCGAACAACCCGGGCGACCCCGGTCCGCAAACCGAGCAGCCCGGCGACCCCGGTCCAGGCAACGACGCCCCCGGCGATCCGGGACCGCAAACGGGCGGTGGCGGTGACCAACCGAGCCAGGACCAGGGATCGCAGCAGCAGCACGAGGGCGAAAGCCACGATTGATCGGGCGGCCAGGGTTTTGCTGGTCAGCTGATTTCAAAGCCGAACGGGCACGCCTCGCCGTCTTCTCTGGCGAGGCGCTATTCTTGAAAATGTCCCTGAATCAGAAAGCTACCGTCGTTTCCGCATGTGTCCGGTGAGCTGGCATTCGAGCGGTCGCGGGCAAAGCTCATTCGGCTGGACGCTTGGTGTTCTCGTCGGTCGCTTGGGCGAAGTGGTCGGCGCGGCGGCCGATCCGGGCATAGAAGCCGGCGAGCGCCGGCGTCAGTGCCGCCGCCTTCAGCTTGGCGGCGTTGACGATGCTGCGGCTTGTCTGCGTGCGGGCGCCGAGTGCGGCGACCAGCCGATCGTGCAGGCTACGCAGATCCGCGAAGGCGGGCGAGGCCGCGAGGTTTTCGTCGCCGGCGACGGCATAGACCCGTGTTCGCGTCGTCTTGCCCTTGAGCGCGAGGGAGCCGGCGTCGAGCATGGCATGGTCCGGCAGAGCCTGGGCGGTCGCCTCGGACACCAGAATGTCGATGTTGACGTCCTTGCAAGCCGCTTCGATGCGTGCGGCGATGTTCACGGTGTCGCCGACGGCGGAATAGTTGAACCGCGTCTCGGCGCCCATGTTGCCGACGCAGGCGAGCCCGGTATGGATCCCGATGCCGATGCGCACCTCCTGGTCGGCGCCGAAGCCGAACGCATTGTCGGCATTGAGCCTCGCCAGCGTCTCGCGCATGCCAAGCGCCGCTCGCACCGCCTTTTGCGGATGGTTGGCGACGTCGACCGGGGCATTCCAGAAGGCCATGATCGAATCGCCGATGAACTTGTCGAGCGTGCCCTCGTTGGCCAGCACATGCCGGCTCAGCGCATCGAGCAGCGTATTGAGAAAGGCGACAACCTCGGTCGGCGTCATGCGCTCGCTCATCTCGGTGAAGCTGCGCACGTCGACGAACATCACGGTCAGTTCGCGATCGTCGCCGCCGAGGCTGAGGGCATTGCGCGTATGCTCGATGCGGTAGAGCAGCGACGGCGAGAGATAGCGGCCGAAGGCCTGCCGCACCTCGCGCCGTTCGCGGTCGGTCACGAGGAAGCGATAGGCGGTGGCCGCGAAATGGGTGATCGAGGCGGCGAGGATAGGCGCCAGCGGATCGAAAAGCCGTCCGCCATAATAGAAGGCGATCCAGGAGGCGACGAGCGCCAGCACCGTCACCGCCAGGCCGCAGACGAGCGCGACCACCGGGCTGACGAAGGTGGTGAGCAGCACCAGCAGCGTTCCGGCGAGCGCGATCGAGAGAATTTCGAGGCCGTTCGCCCAATCCGGGCGCGAAAGATAGCGGCCCGACAGGATCTGCTCGACGATCTGCGCGTGGATTGAAACACCAGGCACGTTCTGGCCGAGAGCGGTGGTGCGCACATCCTGCAGGCCGGCCGCCGAAGTGCCGATGAAGACGATGCTGCCTTCGATGCCGGCGCGGATATCCGGCGATGGTTCGCCATCGGCAAGAATGCGGCGGGCGGAGATATAGCGCTCCGTCGTGTCCGGCGTCACATAGAGCCAGACCTCGCCGGTCGACATCAGCGGCACGACGAAGTCGCCGATCTTGACCGCCGTCAGCGTGTTGGCGACGTCGGGTGCGGCGGCCAGCACATAGGTCGAAGCCCCCTGTGCCACCCGCAGGGCCTCCATGGCCAGGCTCGGATAGAACTGCTGGCCGTCGCTCAGGAACAACGGCGCGGTGCGCACAACCGCCGAGGACGAGCCGGGATTGAGGCTGATATGGCCGAGGCCGGCGGCATTGGCTTCGAGCTGGGGTCTCAGCGGTGTGGCGGCGCGCAGGCGGGGCGGCGCTTCGTTGGCGCTTTCGCCGGTCAGGGCAAAGCCGGCCTTGACCGGGGGCAGGTAGCTGCCTTCGTTGGTCAGGCCGAAGCCGAGTACCACGGGCTTGTCGCGGATCGCCTCGGCGAAGATCTCGTCATTGTCCGGTAGCGCGGCAAGGAAAGAGGGATCGACGCCACCGACATCGCGCACGACGGTGCGCGGCGACAATCTGTCCGGCTCGGCAAAGAGCACGTCGAAGGCGATTGCGGCGGCCCCCATCTCGCTCAAGCGGTTGGTCAGCTTCGCCAGTCGGTCGCGCGGCCAGGGCCATTGGCCGAGCTCGCGCAGCGACGCCTCATCGATGTCGATAATCTTGACCGGCATGGGCTCGAAGCGGCGCGGCGCAATGCGCTGGTATTCGTCGAAGGTGACGTCGCGCGCCTGGCGCAGCAACTGCGGATCCTGGGCGCGCAGAATGGTGAAGAACGCCACCACCGTCATGCCGATCAGAACCCCGAACAGTTGCGATCGTGTCATGGCGGCCTACGGAACCATGGGCAGGCCCGCCTTGACGAGCCCGTCGTTGAAATGCGCGTGGTCGGCAGGATCGACGTAGGCGGTAAAGAAGCGCCAATAGCGCGGCACGTCACCCGGTGCGTTGGCGATCGCTTCCGGAAGAAGCTTGCGCGCCTCATCGATGCGGCCGAGCTGGCCGAGACAGGTGATCAGCATCACCAGGTTGAAATAGGTGCGGCGCAAGAGCAGCGCCCGTTCGGCGCAGCGCAGGGCTTCGTCGTAGTTGCCGAGATGGTAGTGGGCGAGCGCCATGCGGTTGAGGAAGAGATAGGTGAGCGGATCGTGCGGGCTCAGCCGCAGCGCCTTGTGCAGCGGGTCCAGCGCCTCGGCGAAGCGGCCGATATAGATGCGCGCCCAGCCGAGCGCCATGTGGGCGAGCGCGAAGTTGGAGTTGATGTCGATCGCCTGTTGCGCTTCCTCGACCGCGGCGTGCGGCCGCTGGGCCGCGAAGTTGGCGAGACACATGACATAGTGACAATAGGGGTCGTGATCGTCGATCACCACCGCGCGCGCGGCCTCCGCCTGCAACTCGGCGCTGTCGCGGTCGATGTCCTTGCTGAAGCCGAAGAAACAACGGGCAAACAGCGAGCGGGCGAGCATCATGTGCGCGCGGCCGAATTCCGGATCGAGGGCGATGGCGCGGCGCTGCCATTCGATCGCCTCGTCGAAATGCGCGGCGGAATCCTGCGCGTTGTGCAGCAGGGTGCCGCGCATGTGGCATTCATAGGCGCCAAGATTGTCGGTGCCCCGCAATTGCGCGCGCCGGTTTTCGCCGATCAGGATCTCCGGCTCGATCGCGGCGACCACATGCTGGGTGATTTCGTCCTGGATGGCGAAGAGGTCTGCGAATTCACGCTCGTAGCGCTGTGCCCAGAGGTGGTTTCCGGTCTCCGCCTCGATCAACTGGCCGGTGACGCGCACCCGCGAGCCGGAGCGGCGC
The nucleotide sequence above comes from Ensifer sp. PDNC004. Encoded proteins:
- the uvrB gene encoding excinuclease ABC subunit UvrB, which produces MTKAPKNAPPKPSSPSGFEEAPQAPFSGAPLSGNVSDWVKQLEADAEASAFETQRQIASKAGKHRKTVEIAASKAARKAAGADDEAQPKKAGKKGKVEIVGSKSARGTSMGGSTDPKTRAAAGLNPVAGLDVSLEDAAKLTSTSGVTATVEALSALIESGNPLFKDGKLWTPHRPARPPKSEGGVEIRMASEYQPAGDQPTAIADLVEGLNSGERSQVLLGVTGSGKTFTMAKVIEATQRPAVILAPNKTLAAQLYSEFKNFFPDNAVEYFVSYYDYYQPEAYVPRSDTFIEKESSINEQIDRMRHSATRSLLERDDCIIVASVSCIYGIGSVETYTAMTFQMSVGDRLDQRQLLADLVAQQYKRRDMDFQRGSFRVRGDTIEIFPAHLEDAAWRISMFGDEIDAITEFDPLTGQKTGDLKSVKIYANSHYVTPRPTLNGAIKAIKEELVHRLAELEKGGRLLEAQRLEQRTRYDIEMLEATGSCAGIENYSRYLTGRNPGEPPPTLFEYIPDNALLFIDESHVSVSQIGGMYRGDFRRKATLAEYGFRLPSCMDNRPLRFEEWDAMRPDTIAVSATPGSWELEQSGGVFAEQVIRPTGLIDPPVEVRSAKTQVDDVLGEIRETAAAGYRTLVTVLTKRMAEDLTEYLHEQGIRVRYMHSDIDTLERIEIIRDLRLGAFDVLVGINLLREGLDIPECGFVAILDADKEGFLRSETSLVQTIGRAARNVDGKVILYADQITGSMQRAMDETSRRREKQMAYNEANGITPESVKAKISDILDSVYEKDHVRADISGVAGKGFADGGHLVGNNLQAHLNALEKQMRDAAADLDFEKAARLRDEIKRLKAAELAAMDDPMAREEAKSLESRKGGASPSSPSSPSSSGSTRGSKATDDKSLFQKPHLDEMGRDVATPAGADKSLFRRNTLDEMTVGRTEKPVIGHVPDKPIITRAKPGVGSYEDPADQKRQKGRTKGKTGRPGR
- a CDS encoding FecR domain-containing protein — encoded protein: MFCLRGAVFVLCAAVLGPASLFAAEPVGKAVEIRTAVSGARGAIAVRDPVYRDERISTSKSGLGQFVFEDGTKLAVGWGSSVVIDKFVYDDKKSVKKLTIMAAKGTFRWISGKSGHSAYEIVTPAGTIGVRGTAFDFFVAPDGTTAVVLLSGAADFCGAGGCRQLTQRCDCVVAKPGRRATAPTRVSRTTLKALGNAQALPFLSGGQRLTGALGWVGGGCGLRAAQFEGTTRTVPEQPARVEEKPREQKPPPEEKPRDPGPQPENPGDPGPQPHNPGDPGPQPNNPGDPGPQTEQPGDPGPGNDAPGDPGPQTGGGGDQPSQDQGSQQQHEGESHD
- a CDS encoding CHASE2 domain-containing protein, which translates into the protein MTRSQLFGVLIGMTVVAFFTILRAQDPQLLRQARDVTFDEYQRIAPRRFEPMPVKIIDIDEASLRELGQWPWPRDRLAKLTNRLSEMGAAAIAFDVLFAEPDRLSPRTVVRDVGGVDPSFLAALPDNDEIFAEAIRDKPVVLGFGLTNEGSYLPPVKAGFALTGESANEAPPRLRAATPLRPQLEANAAGLGHISLNPGSSSAVVRTAPLFLSDGQQFYPSLAMEALRVAQGASTYVLAAAPDVANTLTAVKIGDFVVPLMSTGEVWLYVTPDTTERYISARRILADGEPSPDIRAGIEGSIVFIGTSAAGLQDVRTTALGQNVPGVSIHAQIVEQILSGRYLSRPDWANGLEILSIALAGTLLVLLTTFVSPVVALVCGLAVTVLALVASWIAFYYGGRLFDPLAPILAASITHFAATAYRFLVTDRERREVRQAFGRYLSPSLLYRIEHTRNALSLGGDDRELTVMFVDVRSFTEMSERMTPTEVVAFLNTLLDALSRHVLANEGTLDKFIGDSIMAFWNAPVDVANHPQKAVRAALGMRETLARLNADNAFGFGADQEVRIGIGIHTGLACVGNMGAETRFNYSAVGDTVNIAARIEAACKDVNIDILVSEATAQALPDHAMLDAGSLALKGKTTRTRVYAVAGDENLAASPAFADLRSLHDRLVAALGARTQTSRSIVNAAKLKAAALTPALAGFYARIGRRADHFAQATDENTKRPAE
- a CDS encoding adenylate/guanylate cyclase domain-containing protein; this encodes MERKLAVILAADVAGYSRLVAIDEEGTLATLATYCETISGLAAEHGGRVFGAAGDSLVAEFQSAVQAVRAAVAIQRTLQRRNADLSPERRMEFRIGLTLGDVVVDGSNLLGDGVNVAARLQQVAQPNDICISGALHDQIEGKLEFPMQRLGERALKNIPRPVLVHRVDWREDPVGGDLPGMPLSLPDKPSIAVLPFVNMSGDPEQDFFADGLTEDIITALSLYRWFFVIARNSSFAYKGRAVDVKQIGRDLGVRYIVEGSVRRSGSRVRVTGQLIEAETGNHLWAQRYEREFADLFAIQDEITQHVVAAIEPEILIGENRRAQLRGTDNLGAYECHMRGTLLHNAQDSAAHFDEAIEWQRRAIALDPEFGRAHMMLARSLFARCFFGFSKDIDRDSAELQAEAARAVVIDDHDPYCHYVMCLANFAAQRPHAAVEEAQQAIDINSNFALAHMALGWARIYIGRFAEALDPLHKALRLSPHDPLTYLFLNRMALAHYHLGNYDEALRCAERALLLRRTYFNLVMLITCLGQLGRIDEARKLLPEAIANAPGDVPRYWRFFTAYVDPADHAHFNDGLVKAGLPMVP